The following proteins are co-located in the Gloeocapsa sp. PCC 7428 genome:
- a CDS encoding thermonuclease family protein — protein MKLPVRSLLFICAIILLLGLSAWHLIPHAQYTVLKVSDGDTITVTDTKGAKIHVRFACVDAPEIPHSNQEKYTKNKIARNQFNWGMKAQQRVQQLIDQGGDRVALKITDSDRYGRQIGEVRLADGTLIQEVLAREGLALVYRPYLKNCPSATAVEQAEAKAKSQRTGVWSDARFVEPWQYRSRK, from the coding sequence TGTGCGATCGCTTCTTTTTATCTGCGCGATTATTCTTTTATTAGGATTAAGTGCGTGGCATCTGATTCCACACGCACAATATACGGTACTAAAAGTCAGCGATGGCGATACGATTACGGTGACTGATACCAAAGGAGCTAAAATTCACGTCCGCTTCGCCTGTGTTGATGCTCCAGAAATACCGCATTCTAATCAAGAAAAATACACGAAAAATAAGATTGCGCGTAATCAGTTTAACTGGGGAATGAAAGCGCAACAGCGCGTTCAGCAACTGATCGATCAAGGTGGCGATCGCGTTGCTTTAAAGATTACGGATAGCGATCGCTATGGTCGCCAAATTGGTGAAGTGCGTCTTGCTGATGGAACTTTGATTCAAGAAGTTTTGGCGCGTGAAGGACTCGCACTCGTTTACCGTCCTTATCTTAAAAATTGTCCGAGTGCTACTGCTGTTGAACAAGCGGAAGCTAAAGCTAAAAGTCAACGCACAGGTGTATGGAGTGATGCGCGTTTTGTCGAGCCTTGGCAGTACCGGAGCCGAAAATAA
- a CDS encoding cysteine hydrolase produces the protein MQSAFGLSIPMTLEDVCHPQKMALLVYDMQVGIAQQLFNAVEFIQQVKQVVDVARSHQMRVFFSRHTTLPKEIAGVSQLKGAMALQRVTTVAEVQPNFLPDSAAHAVVPDLAPLPSEVAFDKLTMSAFVGSYLDLALRDARIEAIAIVGAVLEFGIEPTVRHAADLGYVPVLISDACYSFSEQNRTTSLAALQSTSLIADINTFHTTLDRVHQNEADAI, from the coding sequence ATGCAATCTGCGTTTGGACTTTCTATTCCGATGACCTTAGAGGATGTTTGCCATCCTCAGAAAATGGCGCTTCTAGTCTACGATATGCAAGTTGGAATCGCGCAACAGCTATTTAATGCCGTCGAATTTATTCAGCAGGTAAAGCAGGTTGTTGATGTCGCTAGATCTCACCAAATGCGAGTTTTCTTCTCGCGTCATACAACGTTGCCAAAAGAGATCGCCGGTGTTTCGCAACTCAAGGGAGCAATGGCACTCCAGCGCGTGACAACGGTTGCAGAAGTTCAGCCCAATTTTTTACCTGATTCTGCTGCTCATGCTGTGGTTCCAGATTTAGCACCGCTACCGTCAGAAGTCGCGTTTGACAAGCTAACAATGTCAGCATTTGTTGGCTCGTATCTGGATCTGGCGCTGCGGGATGCTCGAATTGAAGCGATCGCGATCGTCGGAGCCGTTCTCGAATTCGGCATTGAGCCTACGGTGCGTCATGCCGCAGATTTAGGATATGTCCCAGTGTTGATTAGCGATGCCTGTTATTCATTCTCAGAGCAGAATCGCACAACTTCTCTTGCAGCCCTTCAATCTACCAGTTTAATCGCTGATATTAATACATTCCATACCACGTTAGATCGAGTGCATCAAAATGAGGCGGATGCCATTTAG
- a CDS encoding SDR family oxidoreductase yields the protein MTILVTGATGNIGGEVIHHLLHKNATIRGLVRDRQKATKLQSQGVELAQGDFSQPDSLDAALQGIETAFLVMPNDPRQVELECNFIDSAKRAGVRHIVKLSVLRSGELPSAFQQWHRQIEEHLEKSGMSWTHLRPNMLMQNMRWFTSAIAQQGAFYHSVGDTKISHVDARDVAAVAAVCLSESGHENQAYDLTGSEAVSFAQVADYFTEALNKPVQYINVAPADLKAARLANGEPEWYLDAEAQLFECWQAGAGSAVTSTIADLLHDSPTSFAAFVQDYVQSHAQDFLTTVGA from the coding sequence ATGACGATTCTTGTCACTGGCGCAACTGGAAACATTGGTGGAGAAGTGATTCATCATCTTCTGCACAAAAACGCCACAATTAGAGGATTGGTACGCGATCGCCAAAAAGCAACCAAACTACAATCTCAAGGCGTTGAACTTGCCCAAGGTGATTTTTCACAACCCGACAGTTTAGATGCGGCTTTGCAAGGAATTGAAACTGCCTTTCTTGTGATGCCCAACGATCCGCGCCAGGTTGAATTAGAGTGCAATTTTATTGATTCAGCAAAACGCGCCGGAGTTCGTCATATTGTGAAACTATCGGTATTACGTTCCGGCGAACTTCCTAGCGCATTTCAGCAATGGCATCGCCAAATTGAAGAACATCTAGAAAAATCAGGCATGAGTTGGACTCATCTTCGTCCAAATATGCTCATGCAGAATATGCGTTGGTTTACTTCCGCGATCGCTCAACAAGGTGCGTTCTATCACTCGGTAGGAGACACAAAAATCTCCCATGTCGATGCACGCGACGTAGCCGCCGTAGCCGCTGTTTGTTTGAGTGAATCCGGACATGAAAATCAAGCTTATGATTTGACGGGATCTGAAGCGGTTTCCTTTGCTCAAGTTGCCGATTATTTTACAGAAGCCCTCAACAAACCCGTGCAATACATTAATGTTGCGCCTGCTGATTTGAAAGCTGCACGACTCGCAAATGGGGAACCAGAATGGTATCTCGATGCAGAAGCTCAGTTATTTGAGTGTTGGCAAGCAGGGGCAGGATCAGCAGTGACTAGCACGATCGCAGACCTTTTGCATGACTCCCCCACATCGTTTGCAGCATTCGTTCAAGATTACGTCCAGTCTCACGCGCAAGACTTTTTAACAACTGTAGGAGCTTAA